The following are encoded in a window of Cyprinus carpio isolate SPL01 chromosome A13, ASM1834038v1, whole genome shotgun sequence genomic DNA:
- the LOC109100797 gene encoding zinc finger protein 501-like, producing the protein MAESETDCDTPGLDTLGSECVIAHTQVGDLHYGAETEIMTQEDKRLDLEAIHGDLGAVTCVDVVTETDHDYIKSEIHHDHHQYFSSAEIKGNEHLLGEVLLKTEIGGGEHIVKVESDHGGELTVESENGVIIHEAHGLQCSECGEIFGCMSDLHEHFEIHKATHPYICVHCGESFAVEASLRSHMRIHMKEKSYTTGLEMVGKGVIDAFNLKPHQMMHSPEKPHRCSECGKSFAAAITLREHMKMHSDDKPYKCTQCRKSFVRRRHLKKHQELHAHDKPFTCLQCGKGFMTASNLKQHQKTHAGEKPHRCTQCGKCFAAAATLREHQRIHSGEKPYKCTQCRKSFVRKRHLKKHQLVHQGGKPYRCSQCDKGFNHSSSLSRHHKVHLEAKMYAQADKDFPFDTTLKRGMHTGEKPYSCNHCEKSFNHSSSLSRHQRTHSDGKSYTCAQCGKRFNHPSSLARHQRVHLEDKSTYSAIATGKGFPHTTILKQRILQSEKPYRCAQCGKGFNHSSSLSRHHRIHIDQ; encoded by the coding sequence ATGGCTGAGTCAGAGACTGACTGTGACACACCAGGTCTCGATACGTTGGGATCTGAGTGTGTCATCGCCCATACGCAAGTCGGTGACTTGCATTATGGAGCGGAAACTGAGATTATGACTCAGGAGGATAAAAGACTTGACCTAGAGGCTATTCATGGTGATTTAGGGGCAGTGACCTGTGTGGATGTGGTAACAGAGACAGACCATGACTACATAAAATCTGAAATACACCACGATCATCATCAGTACTTCAGCAGCGCAGAAATCAAAGGCAATGAGCATTTGCTCGGTGAGGTGCTGTTGAAGACGGAGATAGGTGGCGGAGAACATATCGTAAAGGTGGAGTCAGACCACGGAGGGGAGCTTACAGTGGAGTCAGAGAACGGAGTTATCATCCATGAAGCCCATGGCCTGCAATGCAGTGAGTGTGGGGAGATTTTTGGCTGCATGTCTGATCTGCACGAACACTTTGAAATCCACAAAGCCACTCACCCCTACATTTGCGTCCACTGCGGTGAGAGCTTCGCTGTTGAAGCCAGCCTAAGAAgtcacatgaggattcacatgaaAGAGAAAAGTTATACCACTGGTCTTGAGATGGTTGGTAAAGGAGTCATTGATGCGTTCAACTTGAAACCCCACCAGATGATGCACTCTCCTGAAAAGCCACACAGGTGTTCAGAGTGTGGCAAAAGCTTCGCTGCTGCCATCACTCTCCGGGAACACATGAAAATGCATTCGGATGATAAACCCTACAAATGCACCCAATGCCGAAAAAGCTTTGTGCGCAGACGCCATTTGAAAAAACATCAAGAGCTGCATGCCCACGACAAGCCGTTTACCTGTCTTCAGTGTGGTAAAGGCTTTATGACGGCTTCCAATCTCAAACAGCACCAGAAGACTCATGCTGGTGAGAAGCCGCACAGATGCAcccagtgtggaaagtgtttcgcTGCGGCAGCTACGTTGAGAGAGCATCAGAGAATCCACTCAGGGGAGAAGCCCTACAAGTGCACCCAGTGTCGGAAGAGCTTTGTCAGGAAACGCCACCTCAAGAAGCATCAGCTGGTCCATCAGGGCGGAAAGCCCTACCGCTGCTCTCAGTGCGACAAGGGTTTCAACCATTCCTCCTCCTTGTCACGACACCACAAGGTCCACCTGGAGGCCAAGATGTATGCCCAGGCCGATAAGGATTTCCCCTTCGATACTACGCTAAAGAGGGGAATGCACACAGGTGAAAAGCCATACAGCTGCAACCATTGTGAGAAGAGCTTCAATCATTCGTCATCACTATCCAGGCATCAGAGGACTCATTCCGATGGAAAGTCCtacacctgtgctcagtgtgggaAGAGGTTCAATCATCCCTCCTCTCTTGCAAGGCACCAACGGGTTCATTTGGAGGATAAGTCAACTTATAGTGCTATTGCAACAGGAAAGGGATTCCCCCACACTACCATCTTGAAACAGAGAATCCTTCAGAGTGAGAAACCATATAGGtgcgctcagtgtggaaagggtttcAATCATTCGTCTTCTCTGTCTAGGCATCACAGAATTCATATTGATCAGTAA